In the genome of Maribacter forsetii DSM 18668, the window TTTCCTCCCTAGATTTTAAGGGGGGGGTAAGTAAAAATTAGATACAGAGGGGTAGGGTTGGTTGAGGGTACCTTCTCCTAAGTTATGAAGTTAGAAATATTAAAGTAGGAATTTAACGTAATCTTTTTAATGATAATTTTATTTCATTTTCCAACATTTTATGGCGTCAGAAGCAAATTGATTCTGCCTAGAATTAATTGATTCTTTATTCCACTCTGAGTATTTACCGATTTCTTTGGTAATAATAAATTCTGAATCTAAGAAGATTGGTGTCTTTTCAATATAGCTTTTGTTTCCGATCCGTGAGTTCTTTCGTGAGTTTAGAATTGTCTGATTACCCAATCGCTTGAAATATAATTTATGCTCATCTTCATCAAATGCCATCCACTCTTCATTCAATTTTTTTGGGAGGATATGTTCCAGATTTACAATGGTTTCATCGTTGTTTGGTATTAGCTCAGCACCTTTGTCGTTTCTTCGATAGTTTTCAATTGTTGATAGAAGATATTTTGCAATAGAGGAGTTGGAAATAGTAAATGTTTGAAATGCTTCTTTAAATCTTTCATCACTTGGTGTAATTACCTTTAAACTTTCTAAAAGCTCAATTTGATTGCGAATATCTTCATTACGGATTTTCATTGCAGTAATTGAAAATTGTCTTTCGAAAACTCCACTACTTAAAGTTCCTGAAACTATTAGTCGTACAATTAATGAAACAATTGATGCCAGGGATTTCTCTGATTCTTTTTTGTCAAACTTTGGTAGCATCGAAAGTAACAAAGGTCTTATTTGTACCATACCCAATTCGTTAATCGTACGAATATTACGTCTTGTAGACGTACCATAATCTGACCAATAGTGGTTATCCGCATAGAGAAGTGCAGTATAAAGATTTGAATTGTCAGAGAGCTGGTTTGAGAATTCAAGAGCTTTAGTTTTGGTTTTAACGGTTTCTTTAATTTTGTTATAAAGTTCTTTTTCTCGAACGTTTCCATGATAGGAAGCCCATAAATATTTAATATATGGAACGACCGTTGAATTACTATCTGCAGCCTCTAAAACACTAACCATAGTAATCCAATTTTGTTGGGCCTGTTTTATCGCACTTGCCGATTTATGAAATAGATAATTCTTTAATAAATCAGAAATTGCTAAGTCTAGTCCTCTGTCGTTAAGCGTTTCAAAAATTGTAAAGGCATTTGAGTAATCAGGAACTTCTACCCAAATAACTTTTACATTATTTTCAATATAAATAACCCAATCAATCAATACATCAGAATTCTGATTATTGGCGTCTAAGATTTGTGATAATTTATTTTCTATAACTTTTTTTGCATCGAGTAATTTTTGATGACTTAGACGGACTTCTTTTTTAGTGCTTAAATTGACATTATCATTTAAAACATGTGAAAAGAAGAAATCATGGTCATTTTCGTTTAAGAACAACCTAGGTACGTCTTCTTCTGATCTAAGTTCATGAGTCATTAAAAAATCATTAGATATTTGATTAGCTTTTTTAAGATTCCCTTCTTTTTCAAATATTGACTTAATACTGTTAATAAGTATGGTGATTGTTGCAAGTCTTTGCTGTCCATCAACAACTTCGGATCTATTATTTTCATTGTTTTTAACAACTATAGACCCGATAAAGTACTCTTTCTCTTCGTTTTGAAGGGCATTTGAAATGTCAAATAAAAGATCATTAACATGCTTTTCTTCCCAGGCATAATCTCTTTGATACTTAGGAACCATAAGTCCTTTTAATTTCAAGTATTGACCTATTCCTTTAAGTGATATATCGATTTTATCTAATTGACTCATTTTATATTATTTTATTATTTACCAAATGCTGATGGCTTGTATTCCAACTTATGACTTATACTTATAAGTAATGAATCATCTATATTTTTAAAAACTCTATATTTTTCAATAAGAGGTTTAAATTTATCTAGCCCATTTTCATGTAGGCAATTATAAAATAATAAGATTTGTTCGAAACTGGATAGTTGAGCTCTAGCAATAGATGCATACCTATTTTTATTATCTATTTCAGAATCATTAATAAATTTAAATATGTGATAAATAGTTCTAAAGTAATGACTTAAGTCAGCTTTGTTACCATCATACACTATATTATAAGCTTTAATAACGTACTGAATAGGGATATCTTCTTTGTTTCCGCCATGTCTAGCTACATGGGATGTAAAACGTTTATAAAAGTCGTAAAAGCAATCTCTGCCAGTAGATATAATTTGTTTAGATTCTTTATTTCTTAAGTCCAAGGAGTCTATTATACTATTAAACAAGGTTAGAAGCTGAAAGAAAGTATTTTCAAATTTTTGATTAAGTAGAGTTTGGTTTTGCAATTTCATCTCTTCCTTTTGTCCTGCTAATTCCAATCTTGTATACTTAACTTCTAATTGGTTATACATAATTTCAAGTTGCTGATTTAAAAGTTGCTGTTTTTGACCTAAAAACGCTACATAAATCAGAAACAATCCAGCTAATGACCATAACGAGGCTACACTGCCTCCTAAAAAATCCCCTAATAAGTTTAAACCAAAACCTGCATCAGTGTTTTTGCAGATGTAGAGAATTACTGATATGATAGATAAGACGAAACCTGCCCACACAAATCCCCATGCCCAACCAGTGTAAGATTTGGTTTTAACTTCTAAAGCTATTATCTCTTCATTTATCTCAGCTTGTCGAGATTGAATTCTAATTGAAGCTTCACTAATTTCACTCTCTAAATTTAAACTCATAATATTCACGATAGAAATGAATTGATTAATCAGTTAGTTAAAACTGCTTATACAAAAATAAAGCCGTTAGTAACCTCTTACAAATGGAGTTACTAGTAGTTATTAACTTGATGTACTCTTCAAGAGTGCCTAAAATAATTACTAGAGTATTGTGATATTGAAACGATTATTAAAAAAATATTATAGGATAAAATAGCTCACTTTATTAAACCCCAATAACTGGTGTATTAAATAGTATATCACTGCTAATATCGTCAATGCAATTAACAGCCATAATAAAAATGTATCGGAGGGTTTCATTAAACTAAGATATACAGTATTTTTAAGCATGGGTCTATACGAATACATGATGCTATCTGATACTAATCAATGGAACGACCTTTGGCAAAATGGTACTTTCCTTACACATCATATTGGACCTAAACAAAAGTTCTCCTTATACGCTCTGTATGATTTCTTTGTCGAAGTGGAGCTAGATGTCAATACGAATAAGATCGTTGCTAAGGGGCACTTTAAAACTGGTGAGACGTTGGATAGGTACGCAGGTAGTATAGATATTAATAAGCTTTAAAATGGATGGACTGGAAAGAGCAAAATTAAAGGATAAGGTTTTAAGGTTTCTTCTTAGGAATAGAAATTGTGAACATATTCGTTTTTATATAGCGTTGGGTAAGCCTACCTTATATGTAGATGATTTTTTAAACCTTGGATTGGAAATCCATAGGTATGAACCTTATATATTAAACATTCATTCCTTTAATGGCGATATATTCTTTGACCGAACAGAATTGACAGCTACCTTTTTAGAGAATGGAGGATTTACCGCTATTGAAGAAGGCCTGGCAGAAGATTAGTATTTCCCTAATAGGATTAAATAAGCTTATGTAGTCATGTTATATCATGTCAGAAGTAGTTTTTGATAGTTTCTGGTGCCTTAGGTCACACTAGATGCATGATCCCTGTTTAGGCAGTAGATTGTATTCGTACAATTAGATCATCTGTTAGATCGGCTTAAATTGAGTCTTTTTATTTAGCCCCACTTCGCTGACCGCTTTAGCTCTTCATTAGCTACTAGCTTATAAGTTCCATCACTTTGCCAATGGTCCAATCCCTTCATTTGATATTGTTTGCCCTCGTACTCGAACGAACCGTACTTCTGCATAAGACCCATCATAAGCTTATGTATCCTATTTTGGTTCTTGTAGCCAGTGAGTGACTTTCTTATTCTCTCCTGACCGTTCACGGTATATGCCCCGGAGCTAACAACTGCAGTGTTGCCGTTTGCTCTAACTATTAACTTTCCGTTCCCGTGTATGGCATGCAAGAGCATCATGGAGACATTGAGGTTGTTGTGGGTCATGTCTAAAATTAGTAATAAAATTATTTTCAATGAGGGTAAAAAGGTGGTCACATGTTGGTAGTATATATAAAATAATTTATTACTTATTCTATTATACTAATATAACATAAGAAACTTAAAGGGGTTTTTTCGGGATTTTTGGATTTTTAGCTTGTTTTCACCTCTCTAGCATCAAATTTTATTGGTTTTCGCCAGGTTTGCTCAAAATGCACTTATATTATGATAGCGCTCAAATATCTTATATTCAGTGTTTTATAAATTTTATATTTTTAAGACATAGTGAATAAATATTACATATCAAAATTTTATATC includes:
- a CDS encoding DUF262 domain-containing protein, with protein sequence MSQLDKIDISLKGIGQYLKLKGLMVPKYQRDYAWEEKHVNDLLFDISNALQNEEKEYFIGSIVVKNNENNRSEVVDGQQRLATITILINSIKSIFEKEGNLKKANQISNDFLMTHELRSEEDVPRLFLNENDHDFFFSHVLNDNVNLSTKKEVRLSHQKLLDAKKVIENKLSQILDANNQNSDVLIDWVIYIENNVKVIWVEVPDYSNAFTIFETLNDRGLDLAISDLLKNYLFHKSASAIKQAQQNWITMVSVLEAADSNSTVVPYIKYLWASYHGNVREKELYNKIKETVKTKTKALEFSNQLSDNSNLYTALLYADNHYWSDYGTSTRRNIRTINELGMVQIRPLLLSMLPKFDKKESEKSLASIVSLIVRLIVSGTLSSGVFERQFSITAMKIRNEDIRNQIELLESLKVITPSDERFKEAFQTFTISNSSIAKYLLSTIENYRRNDKGAELIPNNDETIVNLEHILPKKLNEEWMAFDEDEHKLYFKRLGNQTILNSRKNSRIGNKSYIEKTPIFLDSEFIITKEIGKYSEWNKESINSRQNQFASDAIKCWKMK
- a CDS encoding putative phage abortive infection protein — encoded protein: MSLNLESEISEASIRIQSRQAEINEEIIALEVKTKSYTGWAWGFVWAGFVLSIISVILYICKNTDAGFGLNLLGDFLGGSVASLWSLAGLFLIYVAFLGQKQQLLNQQLEIMYNQLEVKYTRLELAGQKEEMKLQNQTLLNQKFENTFFQLLTLFNSIIDSLDLRNKESKQIISTGRDCFYDFYKRFTSHVARHGGNKEDIPIQYVIKAYNIVYDGNKADLSHYFRTIYHIFKFINDSEIDNKNRYASIARAQLSSFEQILLFYNCLHENGLDKFKPLIEKYRVFKNIDDSLLISISHKLEYKPSAFGK